ATTTTGATTTTAGTAATGGTTGGAGCAAGTTCTTTTATAGCCTATCGTCAGGCTCAGGGAATCCTTGATGATAGTTTGAAGAATGCCGCTCGTAATTCAGCAAATAAAAACGCTAAAATATTTTCAGAAGCTTTAAAAGAACCTTTTAATAATGTTGATAATATTGACACAAGTTGGGTTAACCAGCAGTCTGGCTTAATATCTACCTTAGATCCAGGTGCTGTAGCTTCATATTTTTGGGGAAATCAGGAAGAAGTATTTATAAATTATGCTAAAAATAAAGAATATTTTAATACCATGTTTTCGATGGGAGTTAATGGAGCTTACACAGCAACAAATGGTGAAGAAACTTTTGAAGGGTCTTATTCTGATAAAAACTTTTATAAAGAAAGTTTAGAGAAAAAAGAAATGGTGATTTCTTCTCCTTTTACTGATCCGGATACAGGGACAGAAGTTGTTGCTATTAGTAAACCACTTTTAATCGATAATGATGTTAAAGTATTAATAGGAGCAACAGTTAAATTATCGTACATACAGAGTTTAACTAAAAATATGAATATAAATGGTCATGGTTATGCCTGGATTATTGATGAAAACAGGAATATATTAACTCACCAGGATCCAGAAATGGTTGGAACAAAGGTTGATATAGAAAAAAATCCTGAATTAGAACAGATTACAAATAAAATGATAGCTGGTGAAAGAGGTTTAGACTATTATAATTATCAGGGTATACAAAAAGAAATAGCTTATGCTCCGATTGAAGGAGTAAATTGGTCTATGGCTATAACTGCTGATCAGGAAGTTTTAATGAAACCGATGCAGAATATGAGAAGAGGTATTATAATAGCAGTTCTTATAACTATTTTAATAGGGATAATAGTAAGTTACTTTATTTCTGCACAGATTGTTAATCCTTTAATTGAATTAAGTGAAGTTGCCAAAAAAGTTGCTAATGGTGATTTAACTGTAGAAATTGAAGAAGATAAAGATAAAGGTGAAATAGGTATTCTAAAAAATGCCATAAGAGAAATGATTGGTAATTTGGCAGCTATGATAGAACAGATTAAAGAAGTGTCAGAACAAATGGCTTCTTCCAGTGAAGAATTATCTGCTTCAGGTCAACAGGTAAGTAATACCGCTGAACAGGTGGGTACCGCTATTCAGGAAGTAGCATCTGGAGCAGAAGAACAATCAGCTCAAATTGATGAAACTCGAGATAATGTTAGTGATCTTGCTTCAGGTATTGATAATGTAAGTGATATGTCAAAAGATATGGATGAACAGGCTGATAATGTAATATCTAATATTGATCAGGGTAAAAATGAAATAAATAATACTATTAAGCAGGTCCAGGAAGTTAAAGTACAGGCCAATAAAACTTCTGAAAATATAAATGAACTTGGAGATTTATCAGAAGAAATTGGAGAAATAGTTGAATTGATCAATGGGATTTCAGCTCAGACCAATTTACTTGCTTTAAATGCAGCAATTGAGGCTGCCAGAGCAGGAGAAGCTGGCCGAGGATTTAGTGTTGTAGCTGATGAAATAAGAGAACTTGCTGAAGAATCCTCAGAAGCTACTGAAAATATAGCAGGATTAATTACTGATATACAAAATAGAGTAGAAGTTACAATTGGCCAGATGAATAAAGCAGAAGATGCAGTAGGTACAAGTGTAGATGCTATTAAATCTACTGAAGATTCATTTGAAGAGATTAATAATGCAGCTCGCAAATTACGAGATTTAATTGAAGATGTATCTCAAGCCACAAGTGGAATGGCTGATAATAGTAGTGAAGTAAGTGCTTCAATTGAAGAGATTGCAGCTGTGAGTGAAGAAGCTTCTGGTAATGCAGAAGAAGTTGCTGCTTCAAGTGAAGAACAAATTGCCGCTACCGAAGATATTGTTGAAGGAGCAGAAGAACTTGCCAAGATTTCTGATAAATTAATAGAGACTATAGAACAGTTTAAATTAAAATAAGTAATATGATAAAAAAGATATATTTACAAGGAAAATCCTCTTGAAAAAGAGGATTTTTCCTATTTTTTGCTGAACTTATAAAGTAGTAAAGTGAAAGAAATAATAGAGGAGGTAAATTAAATGTTTTTTAAAAGAATAGAAACGAAAGGACTTGCTCATTATTCTTATGTTTTGGCAGATGGCAATCAAGGAATTGTGATTGATCCCAGAAGAGATGTAGATGTATATTTAGATCTAGCAAAAGAAAATTCTTTTCAGATTAAGTATGTATTGGAAACTCATCGTAATGAAGATTATGTAGTAGGATCTACCAAAATAGCCAGTTTGACAGGTGCCGAAATTTATCATGCTGATCGAGAATTGGATTATAAATATGGCAATGAATTAAAAGAAGGTAAGAGATATAAGTTTGGTGGTTATGAAATAAAAGCTATAAATACCCCGGGACATACTCCAGATTCATTTAGTTTTGTTTTATATAATAAAGAGGATGAACCCTGGATGGTATTTACAGGTGATGTTTTATTTGCAGGAGATGTAGGAAGAGTTGATTTTTTAGGTGAAGATATGATTGAAGAAATGGCAGGAAGACTTTATGATTCTATCTATGGTAAGATTTTGCCTCTTGGAGATGAAGTTTTACTCTGGCCTGCTCATGGAACGGGTTCAGCCTGTGGTAGTAAAATAGCAGATAGAAAATGGACAACTATTGGCCTGGAGAAAAAATTAAATCATCAGCTTAATTATGAAAGAAGGGATAGTTTTATTAAAGAAGTAGCTGAAATGAGGGATAAGCCTAATTATTTTAAAAAGATGGAAAAAATTAACTTAGAAGATAATTCTCAGAAAGATATTCCCTTTATTGAGCCTTTAACACCTCCAGAATTTGAAAAAATTTCTCAAAAAGATGATACAGTCATTTTGGATACCAGAAAAGAAACTGCTTTTGCTGCTGCCCATATTGGTGATTCTCTTTTCATCTGGGAAGATCGTCTTGCAAAATTTGCTGGTTGGTTTTTACCTTTAGATAAAAAAATTCTTTTAGTAAGTGATAATAATTATCCTCAATCCGAATTGGAGACCTTATATAGAATGGGTTTTGATAATCTTGGAGGATATCTAAAAGGTGATCTTTTAAGCTGGCATATGACCGGCAGAAAAAGTGAGGCTGTAAATATGGTTAATGTGACAACAGCATGTAGTATAATAGATAAAAGAGATGTAGCCTATTTACTTGATGTTAGAAAAGAAAAGGAATTAGAAAAGGGAGGTAAAATTTTAGGTGCTGATAATATTCCCTTACAACAACTTCCAGATAATACTGTAGATATTCCAGAAGATAAAGAAATATATATTTTCTGTAGCAGTGGAGTAAGGTCAATGATAGCAGCCAGCCTTTTAAGAAAAAAAGGTTATCATAAATTAAATGTTATCTTAGGGGGAATCCAAAATTGGAATTCCAAAAGCTGTCCATTAGAAAAATAGAAAATATAATAAAAAATTGATGATTATGTCAAAAAAAGAAGGTTTTTTTTAAATTTTCTTGAATTAAATTAATAAGCTTATTTTATTTTTAATTTTAAAAAAATTCTTAAAAGAAAGGAGAATGAAGTATGGATCATTACGGGATTTTATCTTTAGTACCACCTATTTTGGCTATTCTTTTGGCCTGGTGGACTAAAGAAGTTTTACTTTCACTCTTTGTTGGTGTATTTTCCGGTGCTTTAATTTTAAATGGTTATAATCCTATTGCCGGATTTTACAGAACACTTGACAGTTTTATGTTACCTTCCCTGGCAGATGAGTGGAATGCCGGTATTATTATCTTTACAATTACTATGGGAGGTATGATTGGTATTATCAGTAAGGCTGGAGGAGCGAAATCGATTGGAGAAGCGATTGCCAGTAAGGCCAAGACTGTAAGGAAAACGCAATTTGCTGTCTGGTTTCTAGGAATCGGTATTTTCTTTGATGATTATTCTAACACTTTAATTGTTGGTAATACGATGAGACCAATCACTGATAAGATGAAGATTTCTCGTGAGAAGTTAGCCTATCTTACTGATACCACGGCTGCAGCTATGGCCAGTATTACTCCAATATCGACCTGGATTGCCTATGAGGTAGGTCTTATTAATGATGCTCTCCAAAACATTGGGATGGAAACAAGTGCTTATACCATGTTTGTAAGAACAATTCCTTTTCGTTTTTACAGTATTTTTGCTTTGATTTTGGCTTTAATAATTGTCTTAACCAGAAACGATTATGGTACAATGTTTGATGCAGAAACAAGAGCAAGAAAGACTGGTAAAGTACTTCGTGATGGAGCAACTCCAATGGCTGCTAAAGAGTTAACAGACATGGATGGCCCTGAAGGTAAAAATATGAGTTGGGGTGCTGCTTTAACTCCTATCGCTGTTACTGTTTTAGTAACTTTATTAGGTCTCTGGTATGATGGAGGCGGAATGGCTGGAGAAACTATCCAGGATGCTTTTGGTAATGCAAACTCCAGTAAAGTTTTAATCTGGGCTGCTTTTTCCGGTAGTTTAACTGCAGGAATTTTAGCCTCAATTGGTGGAATTATTCCTATTAAAGATACTGTTGAAGGTTGGGTTGATGGTGCTAAATCAATGATCGTTGCTTCCTTTATCCTTATTTTAGCCTGGTCTATTGGTAGTGTAACTACAGAGCTAGGTACTGCTGATTTTGTTGTAGGAATTGCAGAAGGTAATATTCCTGCCTTTATTATTCCTACCATAGTATTTATTATTGGTGCCTTTATCGCCTTTACTACTGGTAGTTCCTGGGGTACAGTAGCTATTTTAATGCCTTTAGCTGTACCACTTGCTCATTCAATAGGTGCTCCACTTTTACCATCTATTGCTGCTGTACTTACTGGTGGTGTTTGGGGTGATCACTGTTCACCAATCTCAGATACAACGATTATGTCTTCAACAGCAGCCGGTGC
The sequence above is a segment of the Halanaerobiales bacterium genome. Coding sequences within it:
- a CDS encoding methyl-accepting chemotaxis protein, with product ILILVMVGASSFIAYRQAQGILDDSLKNAARNSANKNAKIFSEALKEPFNNVDNIDTSWVNQQSGLISTLDPGAVASYFWGNQEEVFINYAKNKEYFNTMFSMGVNGAYTATNGEETFEGSYSDKNFYKESLEKKEMVISSPFTDPDTGTEVVAISKPLLIDNDVKVLIGATVKLSYIQSLTKNMNINGHGYAWIIDENRNILTHQDPEMVGTKVDIEKNPELEQITNKMIAGERGLDYYNYQGIQKEIAYAPIEGVNWSMAITADQEVLMKPMQNMRRGIIIAVLITILIGIIVSYFISAQIVNPLIELSEVAKKVANGDLTVEIEEDKDKGEIGILKNAIREMIGNLAAMIEQIKEVSEQMASSSEELSASGQQVSNTAEQVGTAIQEVASGAEEQSAQIDETRDNVSDLASGIDNVSDMSKDMDEQADNVISNIDQGKNEINNTIKQVQEVKVQANKTSENINELGDLSEEIGEIVELINGISAQTNLLALNAAIEAARAGEAGRGFSVVADEIRELAEESSEATENIAGLITDIQNRVEVTIGQMNKAEDAVGTSVDAIKSTEDSFEEINNAARKLRDLIEDVSQATSGMADNSSEVSASIEEIAAVSEEASGNAEEVAASSEEQIAATEDIVEGAEELAKISDKLIETIEQFKLK
- a CDS encoding MBL fold metallo-hydrolase yields the protein MFFKRIETKGLAHYSYVLADGNQGIVIDPRRDVDVYLDLAKENSFQIKYVLETHRNEDYVVGSTKIASLTGAEIYHADRELDYKYGNELKEGKRYKFGGYEIKAINTPGHTPDSFSFVLYNKEDEPWMVFTGDVLFAGDVGRVDFLGEDMIEEMAGRLYDSIYGKILPLGDEVLLWPAHGTGSACGSKIADRKWTTIGLEKKLNHQLNYERRDSFIKEVAEMRDKPNYFKKMEKINLEDNSQKDIPFIEPLTPPEFEKISQKDDTVILDTRKETAFAAAHIGDSLFIWEDRLAKFAGWFLPLDKKILLVSDNNYPQSELETLYRMGFDNLGGYLKGDLLSWHMTGRKSEAVNMVNVTTACSIIDKRDVAYLLDVRKEKELEKGGKILGADNIPLQQLPDNTVDIPEDKEIYIFCSSGVRSMIAASLLRKKGYHKLNVILGGIQNWNSKSCPLEK
- a CDS encoding Na+/H+ antiporter NhaC family protein, translating into MDHYGILSLVPPILAILLAWWTKEVLLSLFVGVFSGALILNGYNPIAGFYRTLDSFMLPSLADEWNAGIIIFTITMGGMIGIISKAGGAKSIGEAIASKAKTVRKTQFAVWFLGIGIFFDDYSNTLIVGNTMRPITDKMKISREKLAYLTDTTAAAMASITPISTWIAYEVGLINDALQNIGMETSAYTMFVRTIPFRFYSIFALILALIIVLTRNDYGTMFDAETRARKTGKVLRDGATPMAAKELTDMDGPEGKNMSWGAALTPIAVTVLVTLLGLWYDGGGMAGETIQDAFGNANSSKVLIWAAFSGSLTAGILASIGGIIPIKDTVEGWVDGAKSMIVASFILILAWSIGSVTTELGTADFVVGIAEGNIPAFIIPTIVFIIGAFIAFTTGSSWGTVAILMPLAVPLAHSIGAPLLPSIAAVLTGGVWGDHCSPISDTTIMSSTAAGADHMDHVKTQIPYAFVGAITAIIFGFIPAGFGFPAYLSLPLGIIAMYIFIKYIGRTVEEHMEDIDLDDITMT